The following proteins are encoded in a genomic region of Sulfurovum indicum:
- a CDS encoding aminotransferase class IV family protein, with translation MSPLLLETIKIERGEAQNLSYHQARVNKSRADLFQTLSPIDLSSVIKVPEEGLYRCRIIYSTKIESIEYLPYVPKSIETLKIIPSSIEYRYKYADRRALDALLEANPDTDEIIIEKDGLLTDTTIANIAFFDGSRWYTPKTPLLEGTLRKKFLDKGLLLTRDITKKDLKAYTHVALMNAMIGFKILNHITIK, from the coding sequence ATGTCTCCTCTTTTACTTGAAACCATAAAAATAGAAAGGGGAGAAGCACAGAACCTCTCTTATCATCAGGCACGTGTCAACAAAAGCCGGGCAGACCTCTTTCAGACTCTTTCGCCTATTGATCTCTCTTCGGTCATAAAGGTGCCCGAAGAGGGCCTCTATCGCTGTCGTATCATCTATAGTACCAAAATAGAGAGTATTGAGTATCTTCCCTATGTACCTAAATCAATCGAGACATTAAAGATCATACCTTCTTCAATAGAATACCGTTACAAATATGCTGACAGGCGAGCCCTGGATGCTCTTCTTGAGGCAAATCCGGATACAGATGAGATCATCATTGAAAAAGACGGCCTGCTGACCGACACAACCATTGCCAATATCGCTTTTTTTGACGGTAGCCGCTGGTACACACCCAAAACACCTCTGCTTGAGGGGACGTTGAGGAAGAAGTTTCTTGACAAAGGTCTCCTGCTGACCAGAGACATTACCAAAAAAGATCTCAAAGCATATACACACGTGGCTTTAATGAATGCTATGATAGGATTTAAGATCCTAAACCATATCACTATCAAATAG
- a CDS encoding carbonic anhydrase has translation MDKRLEDFEIGHENFKKIKFNENKERFKILIEDGQHPKALFIGCSDSRVMPAMITGSKAGDLFIVRNIGNFVAPFRPDADYHATASAIEYAVSVLDVSDIIVCGHSHCGAIAALYKEIEATPENIHTIKWLELGHAAKKIALLSHKESSKEELLRYTEKVSVIHQLDNLLTYPAVKRRVDEGKLFLHGWHYHMETGDIEYYDDEDYEFKLLSQK, from the coding sequence ATGGATAAACGTCTTGAGGATTTTGAAATAGGTCATGAAAACTTTAAGAAGATAAAATTTAACGAGAATAAAGAGCGTTTTAAGATTCTCATCGAAGATGGACAGCATCCCAAAGCACTTTTTATCGGATGCAGTGACTCACGTGTCATGCCCGCTATGATTACCGGAAGCAAAGCCGGAGATCTCTTCATCGTCAGAAACATCGGAAACTTCGTTGCTCCTTTCAGGCCTGATGCGGACTATCATGCAACCGCCTCGGCAATCGAGTATGCTGTCAGCGTTCTTGATGTTTCAGATATCATCGTCTGTGGGCACTCCCATTGCGGTGCCATCGCTGCTCTATATAAGGAGATAGAAGCCACACCGGAGAATATACATACCATCAAATGGCTGGAGCTGGGGCATGCAGCGAAAAAAATTGCCCTTCTCTCCCATAAAGAGAGTTCCAAAGAAGAACTTCTGCGTTATACAGAAAAGGTCTCAGTGATCCATCAGCTTGACAACCTTCTTACCTATCCTGCGGTCAAAAGACGTGTCGATGAAGGGAAACTCTTTCTTCACGGATGGCACTACCACATGGAAACCGGTGATATAGAATATTATGATGATGAAGATTATGAGTTTAAACTGCTTAGCCAAAAGTAA
- a CDS encoding apolipoprotein N-acyltransferase — MPNTYTFKAENSCQNRYTASALLCGIFIALLGSLFIYFSHFGISYPAINTITALMALYLLLVSGSRVWFWSGFFTGLFWFWWIGLSFIHYNMVWAIPFVELAIAGIYGCLFWLIAKISILAVSRWSIADSEEENTARRHKRVLFTLCIKALGLLVLSYVHPFTFDWFKPELMFAESYLGIKKWQFALILVALVLTAWKRTLLFLLLLLLAYQPGRTASSVEIDREIAIVTTQIPVEEKWDKTQHKNQFKALFSYIDEAVEENKSLVILPESVFPVFLNRAETLIDKLQMHAKKINIVTGALYWDGETPRNSTYVFTRDSKVTVANKTLLVPFGEANPLPDFLSEWINKLFYDNAVDYKASNKIVDYTIDGKTYRNAICFEATSEILYEGNPENMIVLSNNGWFTPSIEPTLQRLLLQYYSKKYGTTIYHAVNMSPSYIIQKGSVVTP, encoded by the coding sequence TTGCCAAATACTTATACTTTTAAAGCAGAAAACTCTTGCCAAAACCGTTATACTGCTTCTGCACTTCTATGTGGTATTTTTATAGCACTGCTTGGTTCACTATTCATCTACTTCTCACACTTTGGCATCAGCTACCCTGCCATTAACACTATTACTGCCCTTATGGCACTTTATCTGCTTTTGGTCTCAGGTTCAAGGGTCTGGTTCTGGAGTGGATTTTTTACCGGCCTTTTTTGGTTCTGGTGGATAGGTCTCAGCTTCATACACTACAACATGGTCTGGGCGATCCCATTTGTAGAATTGGCGATCGCAGGTATTTACGGATGTCTGTTTTGGCTGATCGCCAAAATATCGATATTGGCGGTCAGCCGATGGTCGATAGCCGACAGTGAAGAAGAAAATACTGCCAGGCGACACAAACGGGTACTGTTCACTCTGTGTATCAAAGCCCTTGGGCTCCTGGTACTCAGCTATGTCCATCCCTTCACCTTCGACTGGTTCAAACCTGAACTAATGTTCGCAGAAAGTTACCTTGGTATCAAAAAATGGCAATTTGCACTGATACTCGTTGCTTTGGTACTCACAGCCTGGAAACGCACTCTTCTCTTCTTATTGCTTCTGCTTCTTGCCTATCAGCCTGGCCGTACAGCATCATCTGTAGAGATCGATAGAGAAATTGCCATCGTCACTACGCAGATCCCTGTAGAGGAGAAATGGGACAAAACACAGCACAAAAACCAGTTCAAAGCACTCTTTTCATATATTGACGAAGCTGTCGAAGAGAACAAAAGCCTTGTAATCCTGCCAGAATCTGTCTTCCCGGTTTTTTTAAATCGGGCAGAAACATTAATAGACAAACTCCAAATGCATGCCAAAAAGATCAATATCGTTACCGGTGCACTTTACTGGGACGGAGAAACACCTCGCAACTCCACCTATGTTTTCACACGTGACAGCAAAGTGACTGTTGCCAATAAGACTCTCCTTGTTCCTTTCGGTGAGGCCAATCCTCTTCCCGACTTTCTCAGTGAGTGGATCAACAAACTCTTTTATGACAATGCCGTTGACTACAAGGCAAGCAACAAAATAGTCGACTACACTATAGATGGGAAAACCTACCGAAATGCCATCTGTTTTGAAGCAACCAGTGAAATTCTTTATGAAGGAAATCCTGAAAATATGATCGTCCTGAGCAACAATGGATGGTTCACCCCCTCCATCGAACCGACTTTACAGAGACTCCTGTTACAATACTATTCCAAAAAGTATGGGACCACTATCTACCATGCGGTCAATATGTCGCCATCCTATATCATTCAAAAAGGGAGTGTGGTTACACCATGA
- the secD gene encoding protein translocase subunit SecD → MKTLNFRVILFVFALIFGVVFSIPSLTQSESGKKITLGLDLQGGLHMLLGIKSDVAIESRTKSIAASIKYLFDDEEIIFDDLRMVDGKKVTFELLDQDDVAKAKALLKKEIEGTVLSENGLKFTLQMTPEEIERTKQNAIKQAVDTIRNRLNEFGLAEPTVAKQGEDKILVEVPGIKTQEDEQRIRELIARAAHLQLMAVDEERAARVMTMNENEAKSYGDVILSDVNTNERYLLRQIPVLDGSMLTDAKVGFDQNNQPVINFTLNGQGAKIFGDFTAKAVGKRMAVVLDNKVYSAPVIRERIGGGHVQISGNFRLEEAHDLAIALRSGALLAPVYVMEKRSVGPSLGADSIKASSMALALGFILVVLFMVLYYGMAGVIADVALVGNLFLILAIMSLFGATLTLPGMAGIVLTVGMAVDANVIINERIRELLHQGKSVAKSIEDGYSNAFTAIWDANVTTLIAATVLYAYGTGPIKGFALTMSIGILASMLTAIVGTHGFYQWLLPKIDKKKLGFWFGIKAEGAK, encoded by the coding sequence ATGAAAACGCTTAATTTCAGAGTTATTCTCTTTGTCTTTGCACTTATTTTCGGAGTGGTCTTCTCCATTCCGTCATTGACGCAGAGCGAGAGTGGGAAGAAGATCACTCTGGGGCTTGACCTTCAGGGTGGACTGCATATGCTTCTTGGTATAAAAAGTGATGTTGCCATCGAATCCCGTACCAAATCGATCGCTGCAAGTATCAAGTATCTTTTCGATGATGAAGAGATCATTTTTGATGATCTGCGTATGGTTGATGGGAAGAAAGTGACTTTTGAACTGCTTGATCAGGACGATGTGGCCAAGGCAAAAGCTCTTTTGAAAAAAGAGATCGAAGGGACTGTACTGTCAGAGAACGGATTGAAGTTCACACTGCAGATGACTCCGGAAGAGATCGAGCGTACGAAGCAAAATGCGATCAAGCAGGCGGTAGATACCATTAGAAACCGTTTGAATGAGTTCGGGCTTGCCGAACCTACTGTTGCCAAACAGGGTGAGGATAAGATCCTGGTAGAGGTTCCGGGTATCAAAACGCAGGAAGACGAACAGCGTATCCGTGAGCTTATTGCCCGTGCGGCACATTTACAGTTAATGGCTGTTGATGAGGAGAGAGCGGCGAGAGTGATGACCATGAACGAGAATGAAGCCAAGAGTTACGGTGATGTTATTCTCTCTGATGTCAATACCAATGAACGCTACCTGCTCCGTCAGATCCCGGTACTTGACGGTTCAATGCTGACTGATGCCAAAGTCGGTTTTGATCAGAATAATCAACCTGTGATCAATTTTACACTCAACGGACAGGGGGCCAAGATATTTGGTGATTTTACTGCCAAAGCGGTTGGCAAGCGTATGGCTGTAGTACTTGATAATAAAGTATACTCTGCACCGGTGATCCGTGAGCGTATCGGTGGCGGGCATGTACAGATCTCCGGTAATTTTAGGCTTGAAGAGGCGCATGACCTGGCCATTGCCCTTCGTTCAGGTGCACTGCTTGCACCGGTTTATGTGATGGAAAAACGCTCTGTCGGGCCAAGTCTTGGAGCTGACAGTATTAAAGCAAGTTCTATGGCTCTGGCGCTGGGTTTCATCCTTGTTGTACTCTTTATGGTACTTTACTATGGTATGGCCGGGGTGATTGCTGATGTAGCGCTGGTTGGGAACCTGTTCCTTATTTTGGCGATCATGTCTCTCTTTGGTGCCACATTGACCCTGCCCGGGATGGCAGGTATTGTTTTGACAGTGGGTATGGCAGTTGATGCCAATGTGATCATCAATGAGCGTATACGGGAACTGCTTCATCAGGGCAAATCAGTCGCCAAATCGATCGAAGACGGGTACAGCAATGCTTTTACTGCTATATGGGATGCGAACGTTACGACGCTGATAGCCGCGACAGTACTGTATGCGTACGGTACAGGCCCTATCAAGGGATTTGCGCTTACCATGAGTATCGGTATTTTGGCATCGATGCTGACGGCAATTGTAGGAACACACGGATTCTATCAGTGGCTACTACCCAAGATCGATAAGAAAAAACTGGGCTTCTGGTTCGGTATCAAAGCAGAGGGAGCAAAGTAA
- a CDS encoding ATP-dependent helicase has product MEEILKSLNPSQREAVEHIDGAMLILAGAGSGKTKTLTTRLAYLVGEVGIDPANTLTLTFTNKAAAEMRERALKLMPTKVSYPPLLCTFHKFGLLFLKFHIEKLGRNNSFVIIDSDDKKRLLRNIAKNLKIDLNLSFIASEISKYKNSLLTPEVVIQKAELPDYKKVARIYEKYQENIIENNLVDFDDLLMLTYQILESDQELRRETSNRYRYIMVDEYQDTNELQFRLLELLASEHENLCVVGDDDQSIYGWRGANIRNILEFADNFKVCKTVKLETNYRSTEPILKAANTLIEHNSTRLGKRLVSHKGEGPDVKLLHSLDESMEAKAIAHQIKELLEKGCDPDEIAVLYRINALSRSLEEGFSKEGLNFKLIGGMRFYERAEVKDIISYFRVLANPHDDFSLLRIINKPKRGIGKASIEKLQKAAFDTHLSLYEYIRQSVEGTQPVVISKKVAAALKQLVEDINILQEEIKNNFGNFINLFEERIKLKDHYAGMVDGFDRIMNIDEFYGYFRDAVGKNPDLTLDEFLNDISLQSDQDQIEEDAITIMSIHAAKGLEFEHLFVIGMEEEFFPLLGEGCNMEEERRLGYVAITRAKSDLTLCYVDSRFYKGRRKMIDKSRFLGEAGLIQDASLKITKQAAFKKGDLVKHKIFGIGRVQAANKSGKEYKLLINFGGNKKEILSSFVQAI; this is encoded by the coding sequence ATGGAAGAGATACTTAAAAGCCTTAACCCCTCACAACGTGAAGCGGTTGAACACATCGATGGTGCAATGCTCATCCTTGCCGGAGCAGGAAGCGGTAAAACCAAAACATTAACAACACGACTGGCCTATCTTGTAGGAGAGGTAGGTATCGATCCTGCCAATACCCTTACCCTCACCTTTACCAATAAAGCTGCAGCAGAAATGCGTGAGCGGGCACTTAAGCTGATGCCCACAAAAGTATCCTACCCCCCTCTTTTATGTACTTTTCATAAGTTTGGCCTGCTTTTTCTCAAGTTTCATATTGAAAAACTGGGACGCAATAACAGTTTCGTTATTATCGACAGCGATGACAAAAAACGACTTTTAAGAAATATTGCCAAAAACCTCAAGATCGACTTGAACCTCTCTTTCATTGCTTCAGAGATCTCAAAATACAAAAATTCCCTGCTGACACCGGAGGTAGTCATTCAAAAGGCAGAACTGCCTGACTACAAAAAAGTTGCCAGAATTTATGAAAAATACCAGGAAAATATTATTGAGAACAACCTGGTCGACTTTGACGATCTTCTGATGCTGACCTATCAGATACTTGAAAGCGACCAGGAACTTAGACGTGAGACCAGCAACCGCTACAGATATATCATGGTCGATGAGTATCAGGATACCAATGAGCTTCAGTTCCGCCTGCTTGAGCTGCTTGCATCAGAGCACGAAAATCTCTGTGTCGTAGGGGATGATGACCAGAGTATCTACGGCTGGCGAGGAGCAAATATCAGAAACATTCTGGAATTTGCCGATAACTTTAAAGTATGTAAAACAGTCAAGCTTGAAACCAACTACCGCTCGACCGAACCCATCCTGAAAGCGGCCAATACACTCATAGAACATAACTCTACCCGTCTTGGAAAGAGACTGGTTTCCCATAAGGGAGAAGGTCCTGATGTCAAACTGCTCCACTCTCTTGACGAATCAATGGAAGCAAAAGCGATCGCCCATCAGATAAAAGAACTTCTTGAGAAAGGATGTGACCCCGATGAGATCGCTGTACTTTACCGTATCAATGCACTGTCACGTTCTCTGGAGGAGGGTTTTTCCAAAGAGGGGCTTAACTTCAAACTTATTGGCGGTATGCGGTTCTATGAACGCGCAGAGGTTAAAGATATCATCTCCTACTTCAGAGTACTTGCCAATCCCCATGATGACTTCTCCCTGCTGCGTATCATCAACAAACCCAAACGCGGTATAGGAAAGGCTTCCATTGAAAAACTGCAAAAAGCAGCTTTTGATACACACCTCTCACTGTATGAGTATATCAGGCAGAGTGTCGAAGGCACACAACCTGTGGTCATCAGTAAGAAGGTAGCTGCTGCTTTGAAGCAGCTGGTCGAGGATATCAACATACTCCAGGAGGAGATCAAAAACAATTTTGGAAACTTTATTAACCTTTTTGAAGAGCGTATCAAACTCAAAGACCATTATGCCGGAATGGTCGACGGTTTTGACCGCATCATGAACATTGATGAGTTCTATGGATACTTCAGGGATGCGGTTGGCAAGAATCCGGACCTGACCCTTGATGAATTCCTTAACGACATCTCACTGCAAAGTGATCAGGATCAGATCGAAGAGGATGCCATTACCATCATGAGTATTCATGCGGCAAAAGGATTAGAGTTTGAACATCTATTTGTTATCGGTATGGAAGAGGAGTTCTTTCCGCTGCTTGGAGAAGGATGCAATATGGAAGAAGAGCGTCGTCTGGGCTATGTAGCCATCACCCGGGCAAAATCAGACCTTACCCTCTGTTATGTCGACAGCCGCTTCTACAAAGGCCGTCGTAAAATGATAGATAAAAGCCGCTTCCTTGGCGAAGCAGGTCTCATTCAGGATGCTTCACTCAAGATCACCAAACAGGCCGCTTTCAAAAAAGGGGACCTGGTCAAGCATAAGATCTTCGGCATAGGGCGTGTTCAGGCTGCCAACAAGTCGGGGAAAGAGTACAAACTGCTCATCAACTTTGGCGGTAATAAAAAAGAGATCCTCAGCTCTTTTGTGCAAGCCATCTAA
- the pyrC gene encoding dihydroorotase, with protein MPATTQITLNAPLDMHLHLRDGEMLHNIAKASAKTFSGAVIMPNLVPPVSSKEEVVAYKARIMEAVGDEKFIPYMTLFFKPGYNRSFLESVKDEISAIKLYPAGITTNSEGGVSGFDIEELRPALEAMSDLGIPLCIHGETNGFVMDREAEFVSIYEKLATAFPNLKIIMEHITTKESVAALDRFENLYATITVHHLMITLDDVAGGMLQPHLFCKPIAKRPEDREALLKVALTAHPKVMFGSDSAPHPRHAKESCGCAAGVFTAPIALQLLAELFVSNNAPLENLQAFVSDNARHIYGLTPLKKEVILERTPFNIPSEYNGVVPMHASETINYTIKEVRYG; from the coding sequence ATGCCAGCAACCACCCAAATCACACTTAATGCTCCATTAGATATGCATCTGCACTTAAGAGACGGAGAGATGCTGCACAACATCGCCAAAGCCTCTGCCAAAACATTCAGCGGTGCTGTTATCATGCCAAACCTCGTACCGCCGGTAAGCAGTAAAGAGGAGGTTGTCGCTTACAAAGCACGTATCATGGAAGCTGTAGGAGATGAGAAATTCATTCCCTACATGACCCTCTTTTTTAAACCCGGTTACAACAGATCCTTTCTGGAAAGTGTCAAGGATGAGATCAGTGCGATCAAGCTCTACCCTGCCGGGATTACTACCAACTCCGAAGGAGGAGTGAGCGGGTTTGATATCGAAGAACTGCGACCGGCACTTGAAGCAATGAGTGACCTGGGCATCCCGCTCTGTATCCATGGAGAGACAAACGGTTTTGTTATGGACAGGGAGGCGGAGTTTGTATCTATCTATGAAAAACTGGCAACCGCTTTCCCAAACCTCAAGATCATCATGGAACATATTACCACCAAAGAGAGTGTCGCTGCACTCGATCGTTTTGAAAACCTCTATGCCACGATCACGGTACACCATCTCATGATAACACTTGACGATGTCGCCGGAGGGATGCTGCAGCCCCATCTTTTCTGCAAACCCATTGCAAAGCGTCCTGAAGACAGAGAGGCACTGCTAAAAGTTGCCCTGACAGCGCATCCAAAAGTAATGTTCGGCTCCGACTCCGCACCCCATCCCCGCCATGCCAAAGAGTCCTGTGGCTGTGCGGCGGGGGTCTTTACCGCACCCATCGCACTGCAGCTTCTTGCTGAACTCTTTGTCTCCAACAATGCTCCGCTGGAAAACCTGCAAGCCTTTGTCTCGGATAATGCCCGGCACATATACGGTCTTACCCCTCTAAAAAAAGAGGTCATACTGGAGAGAACTCCTTTTAATATCCCATCCGAATACAATGGTGTCGTTCCTATGCATGCTTCCGAAACCATCAACTATACTATCAAGGAGGTCAGATATGGATAA
- the yidD gene encoding membrane protein insertion efficiency factor YidD — protein MRFKKFFIMPIKGYQYISRMFPANCRYYPSCSEYAKWQFEFNSPHHALTASALRILRCNQLFPGGIDYPVVYFIPPTMTKSLDINDFCGKIRVNYWLVPKDASRSRYYLIKDFHASNHPNHT, from the coding sequence ATGAGATTCAAAAAGTTCTTTATCATGCCTATCAAAGGGTATCAGTATATCTCCAGAATGTTTCCTGCAAACTGCCGCTACTATCCCAGCTGCTCGGAATATGCCAAATGGCAGTTTGAGTTCAACAGCCCACACCATGCATTGACTGCAAGTGCATTGCGTATTTTACGCTGCAATCAGCTTTTTCCCGGGGGGATAGACTATCCTGTGGTATATTTTATACCCCCAACAATGACAAAATCACTCGATATTAATGATTTTTGTGGCAAAATCAGAGTTAATTATTGGCTTGTCCCCAAAGATGCAAGCCGCTCACGCTACTATCTTATAAAGGATTTCCATGCCAGCAACCACCCAAATCACACTTAA
- a CDS encoding LysR family transcriptional regulator — MLKDFVKLETFLTVARERSFSRASAKLGISQPAVTQQIKFIEKYLGVKIIERKKNGIKLTAEGDELYKIATRLEKEIHAAEKDILKIINKEMTFRLGASYTIGTYVIPGECLNAMGEAINNDINLSIDLSANIVQKLKDRKLDVGLIESPVMDNDLIYREWLEDELVLVSNVPIPKTVKTEELYDFKWICREESSHTRRVVSEVFEELGVSCKSFDVLSEVSNTTAVLQTIKRAKKDPEHPVASIISKYAIADEVANGELYEARLRGYTMTRKFYIVYSKENKHNAYVDKVVDYILAGQC; from the coding sequence ATGTTAAAAGATTTTGTGAAACTCGAAACGTTTTTGACCGTTGCACGTGAAAGAAGCTTCTCCAGAGCATCAGCAAAACTGGGTATCTCCCAGCCTGCAGTCACACAACAGATCAAGTTCATTGAAAAGTATCTCGGTGTCAAGATCATTGAAAGAAAGAAGAACGGTATCAAGTTGACCGCAGAAGGAGATGAGCTTTATAAGATCGCAACACGTCTTGAAAAAGAGATTCATGCTGCCGAGAAAGATATATTGAAGATCATCAACAAAGAGATGACATTCCGTCTCGGGGCTTCCTACACTATCGGAACCTATGTTATCCCTGGAGAGTGTCTCAATGCTATGGGAGAAGCGATCAACAATGATATCAATCTCAGTATCGATCTGAGTGCCAATATCGTGCAGAAACTCAAAGACAGAAAACTGGATGTTGGACTTATAGAATCGCCTGTTATGGACAATGACCTTATTTACAGAGAGTGGCTGGAAGATGAGCTTGTACTTGTGAGCAATGTTCCTATTCCCAAAACGGTTAAAACAGAAGAGCTTTATGATTTTAAATGGATCTGCCGTGAAGAGTCATCGCATACCAGACGGGTAGTCTCTGAGGTATTTGAAGAACTTGGGGTCTCCTGTAAAAGTTTTGATGTACTCTCTGAAGTAAGTAACACAACTGCTGTACTGCAAACGATCAAACGTGCCAAAAAAGATCCTGAGCATCCGGTTGCTTCGATCATCTCCAAATATGCGATAGCAGATGAAGTAGCCAATGGAGAGCTTTATGAGGCAAGATTGCGCGGATATACTATGACACGCAAGTTTTACATTGTCTACTCCAAAGAGAACAAGCACAATGCCTATGTTGACAAAGTAGTTGATTATATTTTGGCAGGACAGTGTTAG
- the truB gene encoding tRNA pseudouridine(55) synthase TruB: MNRLFVVNKPIFRSSNSYMGYVKHKYGTKKVGFSGTLDPFATGCLIVATGQYTKLFQYLDKTPKSYKATLWLGANSPSLDIENIESIKETIPFSEEQIKETLVSLKGELTYYPPKFSAKKIGGRRAYELIREGKEVTLKTITSTIYDIRLISYNHPFIHFEATVSEGTYIRSLGALIADKLEVDGTLSSLHRIHEGKFHFENEKLLNPFEHLAIAKNTYTGDDTYLELGKKLSIDYFETKEDGTYIVETKNFFSIIEIRNKEVAYKLNRLEKFKEHQ, encoded by the coding sequence ATGAACCGTCTCTTCGTTGTGAACAAACCCATCTTCCGCTCCTCCAACAGTTACATGGGATACGTCAAACACAAGTACGGTACCAAAAAAGTCGGTTTTTCAGGTACACTGGATCCCTTTGCTACAGGATGCCTTATTGTCGCGACCGGACAGTACACCAAACTCTTTCAGTATCTTGATAAAACTCCCAAAAGCTACAAAGCCACTCTATGGCTGGGAGCGAACTCTCCGTCTCTGGATATTGAAAATATAGAGAGTATCAAAGAGACAATACCTTTTTCAGAAGAGCAGATCAAAGAGACTCTGGTATCACTTAAAGGAGAACTGACCTACTATCCCCCCAAATTCTCTGCCAAAAAAATAGGCGGAAGGCGGGCCTACGAGCTCATACGGGAAGGCAAAGAGGTAACACTCAAAACGATCACTTCAACCATCTATGATATCAGACTCATCTCCTATAACCACCCCTTTATCCACTTTGAAGCAACAGTGAGTGAAGGCACCTACATCCGCTCTCTTGGAGCACTCATCGCAGACAAACTCGAAGTGGACGGCACACTCTCTTCACTGCATCGCATCCATGAGGGAAAGTTCCATTTTGAAAACGAAAAACTCCTCAACCCCTTTGAACACCTCGCCATTGCCAAGAATACCTATACCGGCGACGATACATACCTGGAACTTGGTAAAAAACTCTCCATAGACTACTTTGAAACCAAAGAAGACGGTACCTATATAGTTGAGACCAAGAACTTTTTTAGCATTATCGAAATTAGGAACAAAGAGGTTGCCTACAAACTCAATCGCCTCGAAAAATTCAAGGAGCATCAATGA
- the cysK gene encoding cysteine synthase A has product MIAQNIEELVGNTPLVRINSLSEATGTTILGKCEFMNPTSSVKDRIAYNMINGAMERGEITQTTTIIEPTSGNTGIGLAAICAAKGLRLILTMPDSMSIERRKLLSHLGAELVLTPAAEGMNGAIEKADTLARELDDAIVLQQFNNPDNPQIHRMTTAREILNDTEGEIDIFVAAVGTGGTLTGTAEVLKKEVATLRAVAVEPLSSAVLEGKPAGPHKIQGIGAGFIPGILNTKIYDEVIAISNDEAFSMAAKIAKTEGLLIGISAGANLEAAYQVALRPENKGKTIVTILCDTAERYLSTELFDN; this is encoded by the coding sequence ATGATTGCCCAAAACATAGAAGAGCTTGTAGGAAACACCCCTTTAGTCAGAATTAACTCGCTCTCAGAAGCTACCGGAACCACGATCCTGGGCAAATGTGAATTTATGAACCCCACCTCATCTGTTAAAGACAGGATCGCATACAATATGATCAATGGCGCGATGGAACGTGGTGAGATCACCCAAACTACAACAATCATCGAGCCTACCAGCGGCAATACCGGTATAGGTTTGGCCGCTATCTGTGCAGCAAAAGGACTCAGACTGATCCTAACTATGCCAGACTCTATGAGTATTGAACGACGCAAACTGCTCAGCCACCTGGGAGCGGAACTGGTATTGACACCGGCGGCAGAAGGGATGAACGGTGCTATCGAAAAAGCCGATACTCTGGCAAGGGAGCTTGATGATGCCATTGTACTGCAACAGTTCAATAATCCTGACAATCCCCAGATACACCGAATGACAACAGCCAGGGAAATACTCAATGATACAGAAGGGGAGATAGATATTTTTGTCGCAGCAGTGGGGACAGGCGGAACACTGACAGGAACAGCCGAAGTACTCAAAAAGGAAGTTGCCACACTTAGGGCAGTTGCCGTAGAGCCTCTCTCCTCTGCCGTACTGGAGGGCAAACCGGCAGGTCCACACAAAATACAGGGGATAGGTGCAGGATTCATACCCGGAATACTCAACACAAAGATCTATGATGAAGTAATCGCCATCTCCAATGATGAAGCATTCTCCATGGCAGCAAAAATAGCAAAAACCGAAGGACTGCTTATCGGGATCTCAGCCGGTGCCAACCTTGAAGCTGCCTATCAGGTTGCACTGCGTCCTGAGAATAAAGGCAAGACCATAGTGACCATCCTGTGCGATACAGCGGAACGTTATCTCTCAACCGAGCTGTTTGACAACTAA
- the yajC gene encoding preprotein translocase subunit YajC yields MEQQGSIIGSLMPLLILFAIFYFLIIRPQNKQRKEHAEMLAGLQKGDKIITNGGLIATIVKPEEDFIKIKLNDETIVKLDRAFVAKKVEAGNENA; encoded by the coding sequence ATGGAACAACAAGGCAGTATCATCGGATCATTAATGCCACTTTTGATCCTGTTTGCAATTTTCTACTTTCTTATCATCAGACCACAGAATAAACAGCGTAAGGAACATGCTGAAATGCTGGCTGGACTTCAAAAAGGTGACAAGATCATTACGAACGGCGGGTTGATCGCTACGATCGTTAAACCGGAAGAAGATTTTATCAAAATCAAACTAAATGATGAGACGATTGTAAAACTTGACAGAGCATTTGTTGCCAAGAAGGTTGAAGCAGGCAATGAAAACGCTTAA